A DNA window from Ornithobacterium rhinotracheale DSM 15997 contains the following coding sequences:
- a CDS encoding 2-oxoglutarate dehydrogenase E1 component, which produces MERFSFLNAVHAEYIDELYQKYKKYPDSVDPSWRSFFQGFDFGQQSYGDDELSEQVVCDETVPEKIRKEFKVINLINGYRSRGHLFTKTNPVRNRRTYRPTLDLENFGLSKEDLNTTFDAGEMLGMGSNHTLAEIIDHLEKMYCQSIGVEYMYIRKPEIVEWIQKWLNKNLNQPKLTTEEKRQVLHKLNEATAFEDFLHKKFVGQKRFSGEGVESVIPGLDEIITRGAEAGVQEYVVGMAHRGRLSVLANVFKKNYSQIFSEFEKKEFEDDFFDGDVKYHLGSTTYTETPKGKKVKINLAPNPSHLETVDAVVEGIARAKADLEYKGDFNKIIPILLHGDAAISGQGIIYEVVQMEKLEGYKTGGTIHIVTNNQIGFTTNYLDGRSSTYCTDVAKVTLSPVLHVNADDVEAVIHAMRFAVDYRMQFNADVFIDLLGYRKYGHNEGDEPRFTQPKLYKIIAKHPNVREIYKESLAKEGVVGDEFLREMEEDFRQILENHFEESKKIEKNTLDPFMPEVWEDFELKRIDTMLEPVETKSDLKDLKEIAETITKLPSDKKFIKKVQRLYEQRHEMVFKENSIDWGMAELLAYGSLLKEGFNVRISGEDVERGTFSHRHALVKTEDAEEEFILLNSVNKDAQLQIYNSLLSEYAVLGFDYGYAMAAPKTLSIWEAQFGDFSNGGQIVIDQYISAAEDKWKMQNGLVMLLPHGYEGQGAEHSSARVERYLQLCARGNMFVANCTTPANFYHLLRRQMHTNYRKPLVVFTPKSLLRHPQVKSSIEELAEGTFQPIIDDTVVKKNVKRLVFCTGKVYYDLLDYRKENKRDDVAIIRLEQLYPLNVEEIKKLIKSYKNHESLVWVQEEPENMGAWSYILRNLRELPWEVVAPHESAAPATGSFKAWYKNQQNVINETFNLNNKK; this is translated from the coding sequence ATGGAACGATTTTCTTTCCTAAATGCCGTACATGCAGAGTACATAGATGAGCTGTATCAGAAATATAAAAAATACCCTGATAGTGTGGATCCTTCGTGGAGAAGCTTCTTTCAAGGATTTGATTTTGGACAACAAAGTTATGGAGACGACGAGTTATCTGAACAAGTAGTTTGTGATGAAACCGTGCCCGAAAAAATCCGAAAAGAGTTTAAAGTTATAAACTTAATCAATGGCTATCGCTCTCGTGGGCACTTGTTTACCAAGACCAATCCCGTGAGAAATCGCCGAACTTATAGACCTACTTTGGATTTAGAAAACTTCGGACTGTCTAAAGAGGATTTGAACACTACTTTTGACGCGGGAGAAATGCTCGGCATGGGCTCAAACCATACATTGGCAGAGATTATAGATCATTTGGAGAAAATGTATTGCCAATCGATTGGGGTGGAGTACATGTACATAAGAAAACCTGAAATCGTAGAATGGATTCAAAAATGGTTGAATAAAAATTTGAACCAACCAAAACTTACGACGGAAGAAAAAAGACAAGTTTTACATAAATTAAATGAAGCTACTGCATTTGAGGACTTTTTGCACAAAAAATTTGTGGGGCAAAAACGATTCTCTGGCGAGGGCGTGGAATCTGTGATTCCAGGATTAGACGAAATCATCACTCGTGGGGCAGAAGCTGGCGTGCAAGAATATGTCGTGGGCATGGCACACCGCGGAAGATTAAGCGTTTTGGCAAATGTCTTTAAGAAAAATTATTCGCAAATATTCAGTGAATTTGAGAAAAAAGAGTTTGAAGACGATTTCTTTGATGGTGATGTGAAATACCATTTAGGTTCAACCACTTATACCGAAACGCCAAAAGGCAAAAAAGTGAAAATTAATCTAGCACCGAACCCGTCGCACCTAGAAACTGTAGATGCGGTGGTAGAGGGAATCGCTCGTGCCAAAGCAGATTTGGAGTACAAAGGAGACTTCAATAAAATTATCCCAATTTTATTACACGGAGATGCTGCCATTTCTGGACAAGGAATCATCTACGAAGTGGTGCAGATGGAAAAGCTAGAGGGCTACAAAACAGGAGGGACAATCCATATCGTTACCAATAACCAAATCGGCTTCACTACCAATTACCTAGACGGGCGAAGCAGTACCTACTGTACTGATGTGGCAAAAGTTACGCTTAGTCCAGTATTGCATGTTAATGCAGATGATGTAGAGGCAGTGATACATGCGATGCGTTTTGCTGTGGATTACAGAATGCAGTTTAACGCCGATGTTTTCATAGATTTGCTAGGTTATAGAAAATATGGGCATAACGAAGGAGATGAGCCAAGATTTACGCAACCTAAATTATACAAAATCATTGCAAAACACCCGAATGTTCGAGAGATTTACAAAGAAAGTCTAGCCAAAGAAGGCGTTGTGGGCGATGAATTTTTGCGAGAAATGGAAGAGGACTTTAGACAAATCTTGGAAAACCATTTTGAGGAGTCGAAGAAAATCGAGAAAAATACGCTCGATCCATTTATGCCAGAAGTTTGGGAAGATTTTGAATTAAAAAGAATCGATACCATGCTTGAGCCAGTGGAGACAAAATCAGATTTAAAAGATTTAAAAGAAATAGCAGAAACTATTACAAAACTCCCTAGCGATAAGAAATTCATCAAAAAAGTTCAGCGTTTGTATGAACAAAGACACGAAATGGTATTTAAAGAAAATTCCATTGATTGGGGAATGGCTGAATTGCTTGCCTATGGCTCTTTGTTAAAAGAAGGATTCAATGTGAGAATCTCTGGAGAAGATGTAGAAAGAGGTACTTTCTCTCATCGTCATGCCTTGGTGAAAACAGAAGATGCCGAAGAAGAATTTATTTTGCTTAATAGCGTGAATAAAGATGCCCAATTGCAGATTTACAACTCTTTGTTGTCGGAATATGCAGTTTTGGGATTTGATTATGGCTATGCCATGGCAGCACCGAAAACTTTAAGCATTTGGGAAGCGCAGTTTGGAGATTTCTCCAATGGCGGACAAATTGTAATCGATCAGTATATTTCTGCTGCAGAGGATAAATGGAAAATGCAAAACGGGCTCGTAATGCTACTCCCTCACGGCTACGAGGGGCAAGGAGCAGAGCACTCTTCGGCTAGAGTAGAGCGTTATTTGCAATTGTGTGCACGCGGAAATATGTTTGTAGCAAATTGCACTACACCAGCAAACTTCTATCATTTGTTAAGAAGACAAATGCACACCAATTATCGCAAGCCTTTGGTAGTATTTACTCCAAAAAGTTTGCTGAGACATCCACAAGTAAAGTCAAGCATTGAGGAGTTGGCAGAAGGAACATTCCAGCCGATTATTGATGATACTGTGGTAAAGAAAAATGTGAAAAGACTCGTTTTTTGCACAGGAAAAGTGTACTATGATTTATTAGATTATAGAAAAGAAAATAAGCGAGACGATGTTGCCATCATTCGTCTAGAACAATTGTATCCATTAAACGTAGAAGAAATTAAGAAATTAATTAAATCATACAAAAACCACGAAAGCTTGGTGTGGGTGCAAGAGGAGCCAGAAAACATGGGAGCTTGGAGCTATATTTTAAGAAATCTACGCGAATTGCCATGGGAAGTGGTTGCGCCACATGAGTCGGCTGCACCAGCCACAGGTTCGTTCAAGGCTTGGTACAAAAATCAACAAAATGTAATCAACGAAACATTTAACCTTAATAATAAAAAATAA
- a CDS encoding porin family protein, with translation MKKLVLTAAIAFSGIVGLNAQSMESLQIGARAGYNYSTLRGDTAKDTDVKGLSGYNVGLFVEVPVTERFSIQPEVQYSTQGAKWEGKLLGDSKLKLQYINVPVLAKVYVADGFNIQAGPQFGFKTGADWEYDSKLFNNTTKVNLDDAVSGFDFGLVFGAGYKTPIGLTIDARYDLGLTNVFDKDNESLKTISVSNDNDFKNGVFSIGLGYQF, from the coding sequence ATGAAAAAATTAGTTTTAACAGCAGCAATTGCATTTTCAGGAATCGTAGGATTGAATGCTCAATCAATGGAAAGCTTACAAATTGGCGCAAGAGCAGGATATAACTACTCTACATTAAGAGGCGATACTGCAAAAGATACCGATGTTAAAGGTCTTAGCGGATACAATGTAGGATTGTTTGTAGAAGTTCCTGTAACTGAGCGTTTCTCAATCCAGCCAGAGGTTCAGTACTCTACACAAGGAGCTAAATGGGAAGGCAAGTTGCTAGGCGATAGCAAATTGAAACTACAATACATCAATGTACCAGTTTTAGCCAAAGTATATGTAGCTGATGGGTTTAACATTCAAGCAGGTCCACAATTTGGATTTAAAACAGGTGCAGATTGGGAATACGATAGCAAATTATTTAACAACACAACAAAAGTTAATTTAGATGATGCGGTATCTGGATTTGACTTCGGTTTAGTGTTCGGAGCAGGTTACAAAACTCCAATCGGATTAACAATTGATGCTCGTTATGATTTAGGTCTTACCAATGTATTTGACAAAGACAATGAGTCATTGAAAACTATCAGTGTATCAAATGACAACGACTTCAAAAACGGAGTGTTCTCTATCGGTTTAGGATACCAATTCTAA
- a CDS encoding TetR/AcrR family transcriptional regulator — protein MARITDRSKIAKIHESIIDTVVAEGIKNASVAKIAREAGVSTGYLYRFYPGKEELIQAIYNDLFKRNTDMLSQLLEKEERLEFVISKFISFLFDQANNHPNHVLFFLKLMTDYSFQLRTKESNILIEICEKALSLGLKTKEIREEITPEILYTVIVGTTFFLINLRKRRIFKDSSLTTDDINMMTKLYTKALA, from the coding sequence ATGGCAAGAATAACAGACAGATCCAAAATCGCTAAAATACACGAATCCATCATAGATACGGTGGTAGCAGAAGGTATTAAAAACGCTTCGGTAGCCAAGATTGCTAGAGAAGCGGGAGTTTCCACGGGATATTTATACAGATTTTATCCAGGAAAAGAAGAACTTATCCAAGCTATTTACAACGACTTATTTAAACGAAACACAGACATGCTCTCTCAATTATTGGAGAAAGAAGAGCGACTAGAGTTTGTAATCAGCAAGTTTATTTCATTTCTTTTCGACCAAGCAAATAATCATCCTAATCATGTTTTATTTTTCTTAAAACTTATGACGGATTATTCTTTTCAATTAAGAACAAAAGAATCAAATATTTTAATCGAAATTTGTGAAAAAGCATTATCTTTAGGACTTAAAACTAAAGAGATTAGAGAAGAGATTACACCAGAAATACTTTACACCGTAATAGTGGGCACCACCTTCTTTTTAATCAACTTGAGAAAAAGAAGAATTTTCAAGGATTCATCTCTCACGACCGATGATATAAATATGATGACAAAACTATACACCAAAGCTTTAGCTTAA
- a CDS encoding TlpA disulfide reductase family protein: protein MMKKICTLLVAICLLQSAQAQFTIKGQLKNYDNKPVVIRVFENGVSHLAQKVETNKDGFFSYTFPRAYKGLINLSLNRGGYQVFADNKDINLSLDVNDPNHSVQYTGGINKEHQEYINYQNYLNIRDKSLAGLMTFYKPEQEFYKALEKESQRISNMPAFEVKNPDLKYYLTIQELIEKNAEQPGAANEEIKSHLVKDGENLENFGFLRDLTSQYLIGASRPAATREQAEQLITQATDDLLDAVGEDTSRGQSVLLTVINLMQASNFKDLAQKYTDRAAALTCEINPELKALLKGSNNIQVGKTAPNIVFKSPVNGKKSLYDIKTDKKLIVFWGSWCGHCQHEMPYLKEFYQEFKKSGGEILAFAVDLQKEDYLPYVKDAGWYNYSDLLKWDSPIVKEFAVDGTPTMILLDKNNKILKIGSRAAQFNEYFK from the coding sequence ATGATGAAAAAGATATGCACATTGCTTGTCGCTATCTGTTTGTTGCAGAGTGCGCAAGCTCAATTTACAATCAAAGGACAGTTAAAAAACTATGATAATAAACCCGTTGTTATTAGAGTTTTTGAAAACGGAGTTTCACATTTAGCTCAGAAAGTGGAAACCAACAAAGATGGATTCTTTAGCTATACTTTTCCAAGGGCTTACAAAGGCTTAATTAATTTAAGCTTGAACAGAGGAGGATACCAGGTGTTTGCAGATAATAAGGATATCAATTTAAGTTTAGATGTTAATGATCCGAATCATTCAGTGCAGTACACTGGCGGAATTAATAAAGAACATCAAGAATACATTAATTATCAAAATTATTTAAACATTAGAGATAAAAGTTTGGCGGGATTAATGACTTTTTACAAGCCTGAGCAGGAGTTTTACAAAGCACTGGAAAAAGAATCTCAGCGTATAAGCAACATGCCAGCTTTTGAGGTTAAGAATCCAGATTTGAAATACTATCTCACTATTCAAGAATTGATAGAGAAAAACGCAGAGCAACCAGGTGCGGCTAACGAAGAAATTAAGAGCCACTTGGTAAAAGATGGAGAGAATTTAGAAAATTTTGGTTTTTTAAGAGATCTTACATCGCAATATTTAATAGGAGCTTCTAGACCTGCTGCAACTCGTGAGCAAGCTGAGCAACTAATCACACAAGCCACAGATGATTTGCTAGATGCTGTGGGAGAGGATACCTCTAGAGGGCAATCTGTATTGCTTACAGTTATCAACCTTATGCAAGCGAGCAATTTCAAAGATTTAGCTCAGAAATATACCGATAGAGCAGCTGCTCTCACCTGCGAAATTAATCCAGAACTGAAAGCCTTATTAAAAGGTTCAAACAACATACAAGTAGGGAAAACAGCTCCAAACATAGTATTTAAAAGTCCTGTAAATGGCAAAAAAAGCTTATATGATATTAAGACAGATAAGAAATTAATTGTGTTCTGGGGCTCATGGTGTGGACATTGCCAGCACGAAATGCCGTATTTAAAAGAGTTTTATCAAGAATTTAAAAAGTCTGGGGGCGAAATCTTAGCTTTTGCAGTAGATTTACAAAAAGAGGATTATTTGCCTTATGTGAAAGATGCCGGTTGGTATAACTATAGCGATTTGCTGAAATGGGATAGCCCAATAGTAAAAGAATTTGCAGTAGATGGCACCCCAACAATGATTTTATTGGATAAAAACAATAAGATTTTAAAAATTGGTAGTAGAGCTGCTCAGTTTAATGAATATTTTAAATAA
- a CDS encoding porin family protein has translation MRKLILTSVVALIGLCSMQAQHLGFGVRGAYNYSSLRGTAATGLSLEGRSGYQVGLFAEVPLLGKWSVQPEVYYSTQGAKNLFNEGDEFKTQNINIPILAKYYIVSGLNVQFGPQISFKTGSDYSFDKARVNQAWKNISSGEMAKGTNFGAVLGLGYRVPVVGLSIDARYTLGLTNVVNDDQTVKEAIKAVGAKDNFKNGIFSVGVGYSF, from the coding sequence ATGAGAAAGTTAATTTTAACAAGCGTTGTGGCACTGATAGGTCTGTGCTCAATGCAAGCGCAACATTTGGGCTTTGGAGTAAGAGGTGCATACAACTACTCAAGCCTTAGAGGTACAGCGGCAACAGGTTTAAGCCTTGAAGGGCGTAGCGGGTACCAAGTAGGTCTTTTTGCAGAAGTTCCGTTGTTAGGAAAATGGAGCGTTCAGCCAGAGGTTTATTACTCTACACAAGGAGCTAAAAACTTGTTTAATGAAGGAGATGAGTTCAAAACTCAGAACATTAATATCCCTATTTTAGCTAAATATTATATAGTTAGTGGATTAAATGTGCAGTTCGGGCCTCAAATATCTTTCAAAACAGGAAGCGATTATAGCTTTGACAAAGCTCGCGTGAACCAAGCATGGAAAAACATAAGTAGTGGAGAAATGGCAAAAGGCACCAACTTTGGAGCTGTGCTAGGTTTGGGCTATCGTGTGCCAGTAGTAGGGCTTTCTATCGATGCACGCTACACACTAGGCTTAACAAATGTAGTGAATGATGACCAAACTGTGAAAGAAGCTATAAAAGCAGTTGGCGCTAAAGATAATTTCAAAAACGGAATATTCTCAGTAGGCGTAGGCTATTCTTTTTAA
- the clpX gene encoding ATP-dependent Clp protease ATP-binding subunit ClpX codes for MSNKKSSCTFCGRTQDEVDLLISGIHGNICDRCVEQAYNMLEADGVFKQKQSASLEFDLKSPKEIKAALDEYVIGQEDAKKILSVAVYNHYKRLGQTIGEDEVEIEKSNILLVGETGTGKTLLAKTIARKLQVPFTIVDATVLTEAGYVGEDVESLLTRLLQAADYDVEKAQRGIVFIDEIDKIARKGDNPSITRDVSGEGVQQGLLKLLEGSIVNVPPQGGRKHPDQKYIQVDTKHILFIAGGAFAGIEKDIARRLNTNAIGFKNENSEKLDEKGLLKYVNAQDLRSFGLIPELLGRLPLVTHLDPLSKDALYAILTQPKNALIKQFEKLFAMDGVQLSITPEAIECFVDKTMELGLGARGLRSLTEKVFTELMYNIDELPNEYELTKETVLNILNQESIQQIKNLNQ; via the coding sequence ATGTCTAATAAAAAAAGTAGTTGTACCTTTTGTGGCAGAACACAGGACGAAGTCGATTTATTAATCTCTGGAATCCACGGAAATATATGCGACAGATGTGTAGAACAGGCCTATAATATGCTAGAAGCAGATGGCGTTTTTAAACAAAAACAAAGTGCCTCTCTTGAATTTGATTTGAAATCGCCTAAGGAAATTAAGGCAGCGCTAGATGAATATGTAATCGGGCAAGAAGATGCTAAAAAGATCCTTTCCGTAGCGGTGTATAATCACTACAAACGCCTAGGGCAAACAATAGGAGAAGATGAGGTGGAAATCGAAAAATCCAATATTTTGCTTGTGGGAGAAACAGGTACGGGGAAAACTTTGCTTGCCAAGACCATTGCGCGAAAACTCCAAGTGCCCTTCACCATTGTAGATGCCACAGTGCTTACCGAAGCTGGTTATGTGGGCGAAGATGTGGAAAGTTTGCTCACTCGCTTATTGCAAGCCGCAGATTACGATGTGGAGAAGGCTCAGCGAGGAATTGTATTTATAGACGAAATCGATAAAATTGCAAGAAAGGGCGACAATCCATCTATCACGAGAGATGTCTCGGGAGAGGGCGTTCAGCAAGGATTGTTGAAGTTGCTCGAGGGCTCTATCGTGAATGTGCCACCACAGGGAGGGAGAAAACACCCAGACCAAAAATACATTCAGGTGGATACCAAGCATATATTGTTTATAGCAGGTGGAGCTTTCGCTGGAATTGAAAAAGATATCGCTCGCCGTTTGAATACCAATGCAATTGGGTTTAAGAATGAAAATTCCGAGAAGTTAGACGAAAAAGGATTGCTTAAATATGTAAATGCGCAAGATTTAAGAAGTTTTGGTTTAATTCCAGAGCTTTTAGGTCGATTGCCGTTGGTAACGCATTTAGACCCCTTGTCTAAAGATGCGCTTTATGCGATTTTGACTCAGCCCAAAAATGCTTTAATTAAGCAATTTGAGAAATTATTTGCAATGGACGGCGTTCAGCTGAGCATAACGCCAGAAGCCATAGAGTGCTTTGTGGATAAAACTATGGAATTAGGTTTGGGGGCAAGAGGATTGCGTTCGCTTACCGAGAAGGTATTTACAGAATTAATGTATAACATAGATGAGCTGCCAAACGAGTATGAGCTCACGAAAGAAACAGTTTTAAATATATTAAATCAAGAATCAATTCAACAAATTAAAAATTTGAATCAATGA
- a CDS encoding HlyD family secretion protein: protein MKTKDIISIIITLIVFGTVVGLSIWYYNRPQENYLQGQVEATQINVAPKVPGRVKEIFVQEGQKVKEGDLLLELESTEIQAKKSQAEAAKSAAVAQEQKAYAGARKEQITGAYNVWQQAQAAANLAEKTYQRVSNLYEAKVVPAQKKDEAYTQMVALQKQAAAAKSQYEMAKSGTRIEDKEAAAAMVAKANGAIAEVNAYLDGAKVYAPYNATVETIIPTRGEIVNAGYPVINLIDTNDEWVVFNIREDKLGHYKVGEVFRAFVPALNDQEIELKVKHMAVQADFATWRATRSSGDFDRKTFQIKAYPTKKVEGLKPGMSVLVKE, encoded by the coding sequence ATGAAAACAAAAGATATCATCAGCATCATTATCACCCTTATCGTTTTCGGAACAGTTGTGGGGCTTTCAATTTGGTATTACAATCGCCCGCAAGAAAACTATTTGCAGGGGCAGGTAGAGGCTACGCAAATCAATGTAGCACCTAAAGTGCCAGGTCGTGTGAAAGAAATTTTTGTTCAAGAAGGACAAAAAGTAAAAGAAGGAGATTTACTCCTGGAGCTTGAAAGTACCGAAATTCAAGCCAAAAAATCGCAAGCCGAAGCGGCAAAATCTGCTGCCGTAGCTCAAGAACAAAAAGCCTATGCGGGTGCAAGAAAAGAGCAAATCACAGGGGCATACAATGTTTGGCAACAAGCACAAGCTGCAGCAAACTTGGCAGAAAAAACCTATCAGCGTGTGAGCAATTTATATGAGGCTAAAGTGGTGCCTGCTCAGAAAAAAGATGAGGCATATACACAAATGGTGGCTCTCCAAAAGCAAGCCGCAGCAGCCAAGTCTCAGTACGAAATGGCTAAAAGTGGCACTCGTATCGAGGACAAAGAAGCGGCAGCTGCCATGGTAGCTAAAGCAAATGGAGCCATTGCCGAAGTAAACGCTTATCTTGATGGAGCAAAAGTTTATGCACCCTACAACGCAACCGTAGAAACCATTATCCCTACGCGTGGTGAAATCGTAAATGCTGGTTACCCTGTCATCAACTTGATAGACACCAACGACGAATGGGTGGTTTTCAACATTAGAGAAGACAAATTAGGGCACTACAAAGTGGGTGAAGTCTTCAGAGCCTTTGTACCTGCTTTGAACGACCAAGAAATCGAACTTAAAGTGAAACACATGGCAGTGCAAGCCGATTTTGCAACTTGGCGTGCCACTCGCTCAAGTGGAGATTTCGACCGCAAAACTTTCCAAATTAAGGCTTACCCTACCAAGAAAGTGGAAGGGCTAAAACCAGGAATGAGTGTTCTTGTGAAAGAATAA
- a CDS encoding TolC family protein: MKKIKLFLCPILLTLSLSAQAQSLSLNEALNLMENKNGKLKGYEKQAQAADFGVDAAQGLHLPQVSMSGKIIHMNDELSLNLNKYKYELASIVPFLKPSKMGDWRIPFQEADVMTLQADVKWPIFTGGKIKAANRAAELKKDLAVKEVEDVKSKLISEVSTRYFQVQLAQEAVKVREQAKEAAEKHFYNAQQLEKNGMIAPVEKMMAETAVADADRELQGAEKDVALAEAALWGALNTEKYTDDLSTPLFEVALLKGLEYYQEQAKENYPEIAKARLKKQLAEQDVTLKKSKFMPDIALVGSKYLLTENLPITEPDWYVGVGMQIDVFTGFKNKKEYEQSMAVSESVDFLTKQAERDIQTLVKKQFTEIQKQQEQLESLKKSLAFAEELVRVREKAFYEGFAKSVDVVDANLYLASIRMKKLQALFAMDKALTEMLETCGLSNTLNQYIIQ, from the coding sequence ATGAAAAAGATTAAACTATTCCTATGTCCCATTTTGCTTACGCTCAGCCTATCGGCACAAGCGCAAAGCCTGAGCCTAAATGAGGCGCTCAACTTAATGGAAAACAAAAATGGCAAGCTCAAAGGTTATGAAAAACAAGCCCAAGCTGCCGATTTTGGGGTTGATGCTGCGCAAGGACTTCACCTTCCGCAGGTAAGCATGAGCGGAAAAATCATTCATATGAATGATGAACTTTCGCTTAATTTAAACAAATATAAATACGAATTAGCTTCGATTGTTCCATTTTTAAAACCTAGTAAAATGGGCGATTGGCGCATTCCATTCCAAGAGGCTGATGTGATGACGCTGCAAGCTGATGTGAAGTGGCCAATCTTTACTGGAGGAAAAATCAAAGCTGCTAATCGCGCAGCTGAACTTAAAAAAGATTTGGCAGTAAAAGAAGTAGAAGATGTTAAATCTAAATTGATTTCCGAAGTATCTACTCGCTACTTCCAAGTGCAGCTGGCACAAGAAGCCGTGAAAGTAAGGGAACAAGCCAAAGAAGCGGCAGAAAAGCATTTCTACAACGCTCAGCAATTAGAAAAAAATGGAATGATTGCCCCCGTAGAAAAAATGATGGCAGAAACAGCCGTTGCCGATGCCGATCGTGAATTGCAAGGTGCCGAAAAAGATGTCGCACTTGCCGAAGCGGCTCTTTGGGGAGCTCTGAACACAGAAAAATATACCGATGATTTAAGCACTCCTCTCTTTGAAGTGGCTTTGCTTAAAGGGCTAGAATATTACCAAGAACAAGCCAAGGAAAATTATCCAGAAATTGCTAAGGCTCGCCTTAAAAAGCAATTGGCAGAACAAGATGTTACGCTAAAGAAATCTAAGTTTATGCCAGACATCGCACTAGTGGGCTCTAAATATTTGCTAACAGAAAACTTGCCTATTACCGAGCCAGATTGGTATGTAGGCGTAGGCATGCAAATAGATGTCTTTACTGGATTTAAGAACAAAAAAGAGTATGAGCAATCCATGGCAGTGAGCGAAAGTGTTGATTTCTTGACGAAACAAGCCGAGCGAGATATTCAAACTTTGGTGAAAAAACAATTTACCGAAATCCAAAAACAACAAGAACAATTGGAAAGTTTGAAAAAATCCTTAGCCTTTGCCGAGGAGCTTGTGCGCGTGAGAGAAAAAGCATTTTACGAAGGTTTTGCTAAATCAGTAGATGTGGTAGATGCCAACCTTTATTTGGCTTCGATCAGAATGAAAAAGCTCCAAGCACTTTTTGCCATGGACAAGGCTTTGACCGAAATGCTTGAAACTTGCGGACTAAGCAATACTTTAAATCAATACATTATTCAATAA
- the odhB gene encoding 2-oxoglutarate dehydrogenase complex dihydrolipoyllysine-residue succinyltransferase has protein sequence MSILEMKVPSPGESITEVEIATWLVKDGDYVEKDQPIAEVDSDKATLELPAEESGVITLKAEEGDTVEVGQVVCLIDRDASKPAGTKSEEKKETKAEEKPKEEAPKVEEKKETYATGTASPAAKKILAEKNIDPKEIKGTGKDGRITKADAEQYVPAMGSAPSYANRGTERKKLSSLRRKLAQRLVSAKNETAMLTTFNEVDMTAIFEIRKKYKDEFKEKHGVGLGFMSFFTKAVVRALQMYPDVNSMIDGDYKVSYDFMDISIAVSGPKGLMVPVVRSAEMLTFRGIEQNIKDLAIKVRDGKITIDEMTGGTFTITNGGVFGSMMSTPIINPPQSAILGMHNIVERPVVKNGGIAIAPMMYVALSYDHRIIDGRESVGFLVAVKEAVENPAELLMGGTSDAEIRRALEL, from the coding sequence ATGAGCATTTTAGAAATGAAAGTTCCTTCTCCAGGGGAATCGATAACTGAAGTAGAAATAGCTACTTGGCTTGTAAAAGATGGCGACTATGTAGAAAAAGATCAGCCCATCGCAGAAGTAGATTCAGACAAAGCTACGCTAGAACTTCCTGCCGAAGAAAGTGGAGTAATTACGCTAAAAGCAGAAGAAGGGGACACCGTTGAGGTGGGGCAAGTCGTTTGCTTAATCGATCGTGATGCAAGCAAACCAGCAGGCACTAAATCTGAGGAGAAAAAAGAAACCAAAGCAGAAGAAAAACCAAAAGAGGAAGCTCCAAAAGTAGAAGAGAAAAAAGAAACTTATGCAACGGGAACTGCTTCGCCAGCAGCAAAAAAGATTTTGGCTGAGAAAAATATCGATCCAAAAGAAATAAAAGGAACAGGCAAAGATGGTAGAATTACCAAAGCCGATGCAGAACAATATGTGCCTGCCATGGGAAGTGCTCCATCGTATGCAAATCGTGGTACCGAGCGCAAAAAACTTTCTTCTTTGCGTAGAAAATTAGCACAGAGATTGGTAAGTGCCAAAAACGAGACAGCAATGCTTACTACCTTCAACGAGGTGGATATGACCGCTATTTTTGAAATTAGAAAAAAATACAAGGACGAATTTAAAGAAAAACACGGCGTAGGTTTAGGCTTTATGTCTTTCTTTACCAAAGCCGTAGTGCGTGCATTGCAAATGTATCCAGATGTAAACTCTATGATTGATGGAGATTACAAAGTGTCGTATGACTTTATGGATATTTCGATTGCTGTTTCAGGGCCAAAAGGATTGATGGTGCCCGTAGTACGCAGTGCAGAAATGCTCACATTCAGAGGAATTGAACAAAATATTAAAGATTTAGCCATTAAAGTAAGAGATGGAAAAATCACGATTGATGAGATGACTGGCGGAACATTCACCATTACCAATGGTGGAGTATTCGGTTCTATGATGTCTACACCTATCATCAATCCGCCACAATCGGCAATTTTAGGAATGCACAACATCGTTGAGCGTCCCGTAGTGAAAAACGGAGGAATCGCCATTGCACCGATGATGTATGTAGCCCTTTCATACGACCACAGAATCATCGACGGTAGAGAATCCGTAGGTTTCTTGGTGGCAGTGAAAGAAGCTGTGGAAAATCCTGCTGAATTGCTTATGGGAGGAACTTCTGATGCAGAAATCAGAAGAGCACTTGAGCTTTAA